One Pleurocapsa sp. PCC 7327 DNA segment encodes these proteins:
- a CDS encoding serine/threonine-protein kinase: MTALLEISPGTFIGDRYRIETLLGRGGFGRTYLVSDRQCLGALCVLKEFFPITQQEKTFRKALELFKREARVLQKLDHPQIPQFLNWFEDRERFCIIQEYIDGKTYWELLNQRLERGQVFGEAEVLRLLKDLLPVLDYLHGCHVIHRDVAPDNIMFSRQRGKPILIDLGIVKEAVTYGYYSLISHNAPLGAVSLVGKRGYSPPEQIRMGQCYPSSDLYSLAVTALVLLTGRAPTELFDSHTMEWQWQNYVEISDGLRQIFSRMLAEKPKERYQSAKEVLAALSASSPESKSTPIIMSSFVRPSALFVSGATPQQDLSPPPQDKIFREDKTPSKSGKLIKAGGVMAASMLLGSMAIGFGSPFIPGLCKKLDNCATDARYQTVYQEQVERGQEAISQASRAQSVEELQNARDRFKQTLTQLKTIPNDAEVSLQAQETLKVYQTRFEQINVRVVRGRKAQQKLQQAETLITEATKTTEAAKTLAQYRQAKAQWDRVREHLKAISSDPVVAGKIKTQLAHINVKIAEIQTKIEQQVREAQQQAQPKARKKSSRSSTKTTQNSLNRQVSSYGRAKPSRTLKSNRPTSRRIRSSVRRASSRRSLWGGSPKRSPSSSSRSPSSSKKNLW; this comes from the coding sequence ATGACAGCCTTATTAGAGATATCTCCTGGTACTTTTATAGGCGATCGCTACCGCATAGAAACCCTCCTGGGACGAGGTGGATTCGGTCGAACTTATCTCGTCTCCGACCGACAGTGTTTGGGCGCTTTGTGCGTCCTAAAAGAATTTTTTCCAATTACACAGCAAGAAAAGACGTTCCGAAAAGCTCTCGAGCTCTTTAAAAGAGAAGCAAGAGTTTTACAAAAACTGGATCATCCCCAGATTCCTCAATTTCTCAACTGGTTTGAAGATCGAGAACGATTCTGCATCATTCAAGAATATATTGATGGAAAAACCTACTGGGAACTTCTCAACCAACGCTTAGAGCGAGGTCAAGTTTTTGGTGAAGCTGAAGTCCTTCGATTACTCAAAGATCTGCTGCCAGTGCTGGATTATCTTCATGGCTGCCATGTCATTCATCGGGATGTTGCACCGGATAATATCATGTTTTCCAGACAGCGTGGCAAGCCAATCCTCATCGATCTCGGCATTGTCAAAGAAGCGGTCACTTATGGGTACTACAGCCTAATTAGCCACAATGCCCCGTTAGGAGCAGTTTCTTTAGTAGGAAAACGGGGTTACTCGCCTCCAGAACAGATTCGGATGGGGCAGTGCTATCCCAGTAGCGATCTTTATTCGCTAGCTGTCACGGCTCTAGTTTTATTGACCGGAAGAGCGCCAACCGAGCTATTTGACAGTCATACAATGGAATGGCAGTGGCAGAATTATGTAGAAATTAGCGACGGTTTAAGGCAAATTTTCAGCCGTATGCTGGCAGAAAAGCCTAAAGAGCGCTATCAATCAGCAAAAGAAGTTCTCGCCGCTTTGTCCGCCTCCTCACCTGAGAGCAAATCCACGCCCATCATTATGTCGTCGTTTGTTCGACCGAGTGCGCTTTTCGTTTCTGGAGCAACACCACAACAAGACCTCAGTCCGCCGCCTCAAGATAAAATCTTTCGCGAAGATAAAACCCCCAGTAAAAGTGGCAAACTCATCAAAGCAGGTGGAGTAATGGCTGCTAGCATGCTTCTAGGCAGCATGGCAATCGGTTTTGGCTCTCCTTTCATCCCAGGTTTATGTAAGAAGTTAGATAATTGTGCGACAGATGCACGATATCAGACGGTTTATCAAGAACAAGTCGAACGAGGACAAGAGGCAATTTCTCAAGCCAGTCGAGCACAAAGCGTTGAAGAATTGCAAAATGCACGCGATCGCTTCAAGCAAACCCTAACCCAATTAAAAACTATTCCCAACGATGCTGAAGTCTCTTTACAAGCTCAAGAGACTTTAAAAGTCTATCAAACTCGCTTCGAGCAAATCAATGTCAGAGTTGTAAGGGGACGGAAAGCCCAACAAAAACTTCAGCAAGCAGAAACGCTCATAACTGAAGCTACAAAAACTACAGAAGCCGCTAAAACGCTTGCCCAGTACCGACAAGCAAAAGCTCAATGGGATAGAGTACGAGAGCATTTAAAGGCTATTTCCTCAGATCCTGTCGTTGCTGGCAAGATAAAGACACAATTAGCCCATATTAATGTCAAGATAGCAGAAATTCAAACCAAAATCGAGCAACAAGTTCGGGAGGCACAACAACAAGCACAGCCTAAAGCCAGGAAAAAGTCGTCTCGCTCGTCAACAAAAACAACACAGAATAGCCTCAATCGACAGGTTTCCTCCTACGGCAGGGCCAAACCATCCAGAACCTTGAAATCTAACCGACCTACTTCGCGACGAATACGATCGTCTGTGCGCCGTGCATCCTCAAGAAGATCTTTATGGGGAGGAAGTCCGAAGCGATCGCCATCGTCTTCATCGCGATCGCCATCATCGTCCAAAAAAAACCTCTGGTAA
- a CDS encoding NAD(P)/FAD-dependent oxidoreductase, whose protein sequence is MIVIGSGIGGLTVGALLARYGKKVLICESHTIAGGAAHSFSRHSFHFDSGSSFYCGLGNKFPSLNPLKQVLDVLGESLEVIPYDPLGHYHFPEGTFPVYSNLQKYRLEVAKVTPQGTQELERFEQHLLSLYDCLKDIPTIALRSDWQLIPVLISRCFLTLLKLLPQRNIINSSVGDVMDREVSDPWVRRLIDLECFLLSGLKAHGKIAPEVAFMLGERTRVGVEYPVGGSGAIVDAIIRGFQRWGGELRVGTHVEQILVKSGKVIGVKLRKGEIIKAPIVISNATIWDTYGKLLKLEDLPRKYREETLKTPAIESLMHLHLGIKADGLEELTGHHVVVHDSKQDITKPGNTCMISIPSVWDRNLAPEGYHVVHAYTLEAYEGWQKDKKYEDKKREKAQFLYRALEKVIPDIRQRITLELIGTPLTHSHFLHRFQGTYGAAIAAGKGMFPNCHTPISGLYRVGDSTMPGIGVPAVAASGILCANTRVERQNSNRPHPNPSPRAGEGLST, encoded by the coding sequence ATTATTGTTATCGGGAGTGGAATCGGCGGATTAACAGTTGGCGCATTGTTAGCAAGATATGGCAAAAAAGTATTAATTTGTGAAAGTCATACCATTGCTGGCGGTGCCGCGCACAGTTTTTCTCGTCACAGTTTTCATTTCGATTCAGGATCTTCTTTTTATTGTGGTTTGGGCAATAAATTTCCGAGTCTCAATCCTCTCAAACAAGTCTTAGACGTATTAGGAGAATCTTTAGAAGTCATTCCCTACGATCCTCTCGGACATTATCATTTTCCCGAAGGAACTTTTCCAGTTTATAGCAATCTGCAAAAATATCGCCTAGAGGTCGCTAAAGTTACGCCTCAGGGCACACAAGAATTAGAAAGATTCGAGCAGCATCTATTATCTCTTTACGATTGTCTAAAAGATATTCCTACAATTGCTTTGCGATCCGATTGGCAATTAATTCCTGTTTTAATATCGCGTTGTTTTCTTACTTTATTAAAGTTATTACCTCAAAGAAATATCATTAATTCTTCTGTGGGAGACGTTATGGATCGAGAAGTTAGCGATCCTTGGGTACGCAGATTAATTGACTTGGAATGTTTTCTGCTATCGGGATTAAAAGCGCATGGTAAGATCGCGCCTGAAGTGGCTTTTATGTTAGGCGAACGAACTCGCGTTGGCGTTGAATATCCGGTTGGCGGCAGCGGAGCAATTGTAGATGCCATAATCAGAGGTTTTCAGCGGTGGGGAGGAGAGTTACGGGTAGGAACTCATGTCGAACAAATTTTAGTAAAATCTGGCAAAGTTATTGGAGTTAAATTACGTAAAGGAGAAATCATTAAAGCGCCAATCGTGATTTCTAATGCGACGATTTGGGATACTTATGGAAAATTATTAAAGCTAGAAGATTTACCCAGAAAGTATCGAGAAGAAACTCTAAAAACTCCAGCAATCGAGAGTTTGATGCACCTTCATTTAGGAATTAAAGCTGATGGTTTGGAAGAATTGACGGGACATCATGTCGTCGTTCATGACAGCAAACAAGATATTACAAAACCAGGAAATACTTGTATGATTTCCATTCCTTCAGTATGGGATCGCAATCTTGCTCCAGAGGGATATCATGTCGTTCATGCTTATACCTTAGAAGCCTATGAAGGGTGGCAAAAAGATAAAAAATATGAAGATAAAAAACGAGAAAAAGCACAATTTTTATATCGTGCTTTAGAAAAAGTAATTCCAGATATTCGTCAACGAATTACTTTAGAATTGATTGGAACTCCCTTAACGCATTCTCATTTTCTTCATCGTTTTCAAGGAACTTATGGTGCTGCGATCGCAGCAGGAAAAGGCATGTTTCCCAACTGCCATACGCCGATTTCTGGCTTATATCGCGTCGGGGACAGTACCATGCCAGGAATTGGCGTTCCCGCTGTCGCCGCATCGGGGATTTTATGTGCAAATACCCGGGTTGAGCGACAAAACTCAAATCGCCCTCACCCCAACCCCTCTCCCAGGGCAGGAGAGGGGCTTTCAACTTAA
- a CDS encoding amylo-alpha-1,6-glucosidase — protein sequence MSIDFGRETCSDLNALQTREWLVTNGIGGYASGTLANSLTRGYHGILVAALKPPLERTLLVSKIDDTAYYNGSIYPLFTNNWINETVDPQGYRYLDSFSLEGTIPLWRYRIEDALLEKRIWMQPGSNTTYIYYRVYEAAQPLSLSLKVLVNYRDYHSRTRAGNWRMHLEPIARGVRVNAFPDAVPYYILADRATVSPVNEWYYGFELDRERDRGLDHFDDNLYAVKIATYDTALEPGQSLTVVATTESNPDLDGIAQLEVRRAYEQRLLETWQTSQPTAAKHAPEWVKQLVLDADRFIVNRPLPDNPDGKTIIAGYHWFTDWGRDTMISLPGLTLSTGRSRIARSIIRTFAQYISQGMLPNHFPDDNKPLDDGDYNTVDATLWYFEAIRSYYEATRDATLVQEIFPKLAEIIDWHRRGTRYNIYLDAHDGLLYAGTPGVQLTWMDAKVEDWVVTPRIGKPVEINALWYNALRTLSKFAQQLGQPYQEYDNMAQATLMGFQRFWNEDLGYCFDVLDTPEGNDASLRPNQIFAVSLPESPLTPIQQRKIVETCDRLLLTPYGLRSLSLDNPQYRGYYEGDRVQRDGAYHQGTVWGWLLGAYVMAHLRVFNDPLAARRILEPMANHILEAGVGSISEIFDGNAPFAPKGCIAQAWSVAEVLRAWLATESVIN from the coding sequence ATGAGTATTGATTTTGGACGAGAAACCTGTAGCGATCTAAACGCCCTACAGACGCGAGAATGGTTAGTGACGAATGGAATTGGCGGTTATGCGTCGGGAACTCTCGCCAATTCGCTTACCAGAGGCTATCACGGCATACTCGTCGCTGCCTTAAAACCTCCCTTGGAACGCACTTTATTAGTGTCAAAAATTGACGACACGGCTTACTATAATGGCTCGATTTATCCCCTTTTTACAAATAATTGGATTAACGAAACAGTCGATCCGCAGGGGTATCGCTATCTTGACAGCTTCTCCCTAGAAGGAACTATCCCGCTATGGCGCTATCGGATAGAAGATGCGTTATTAGAAAAACGAATTTGGATGCAACCCGGCTCGAATACAACTTATATTTACTATAGGGTGTATGAAGCCGCGCAACCCCTAAGCCTTTCCCTCAAAGTTTTGGTGAATTATCGCGACTATCATAGCAGAACTAGGGCAGGAAACTGGCGCATGCATTTAGAACCGATCGCGCGGGGGGTACGAGTAAATGCATTTCCCGATGCCGTTCCTTACTATATACTAGCCGATCGCGCTACTGTTTCCCCAGTCAATGAATGGTACTACGGATTTGAATTAGATAGAGAACGCGATCGCGGATTAGACCACTTCGACGATAACCTCTATGCAGTTAAAATAGCCACCTATGACACTGCCCTCGAACCGGGCCAATCTTTAACCGTTGTCGCCACTACAGAAAGTAACCCAGATTTGGATGGAATCGCTCAATTAGAAGTTCGTCGCGCCTACGAGCAAAGATTGCTAGAGACTTGGCAAACAAGTCAGCCAACGGCTGCTAAACATGCACCTGAGTGGGTGAAGCAACTGGTACTGGATGCAGATCGATTTATCGTCAACCGTCCCTTACCCGATAATCCCGATGGGAAGACGATTATTGCAGGTTATCATTGGTTTACCGACTGGGGAAGGGATACCATGATTAGCTTACCAGGACTTACCCTCTCCACAGGGCGATCGAGAATTGCCCGTTCCATAATTCGTACCTTCGCCCAATATATCAGTCAGGGAATGCTACCCAATCACTTTCCAGACGATAACAAACCCTTGGACGATGGGGATTACAACACGGTTGACGCTACTCTTTGGTATTTTGAAGCCATTCGCAGCTACTATGAGGCGACGAGAGACGCAACACTGGTACAAGAAATCTTTCCCAAATTAGCAGAAATTATCGATTGGCATCGCCGAGGAACGCGATACAACATTTACTTAGATGCTCATGACGGACTTCTCTATGCAGGCACGCCGGGAGTACAACTGACTTGGATGGATGCGAAAGTAGAAGATTGGGTAGTTACCCCTCGCATCGGCAAACCCGTAGAAATTAACGCGCTTTGGTACAATGCCTTGAGAACCCTGTCTAAATTTGCCCAGCAACTAGGACAGCCTTACCAGGAATACGACAACATGGCGCAGGCAACGCTGATGGGCTTCCAACGCTTTTGGAATGAGGATTTAGGCTATTGTTTCGACGTTCTCGATACGCCAGAAGGCAACGATGCCTCCCTGCGTCCCAATCAAATTTTTGCCGTATCGCTGCCAGAAAGTCCGTTAACCCCCATTCAACAGCGAAAAATAGTCGAAACCTGCGATCGCCTTTTGCTAACACCCTACGGCTTGCGCAGCCTTTCACTTGATAACCCTCAGTATCGAGGTTATTATGAGGGCGATCGCGTACAACGAGACGGTGCTTACCATCAGGGAACGGTTTGGGGATGGTTGTTGGGCGCTTATGTTATGGCTCATCTGCGCGTTTTTAACGATCCCCTAGCAGCACGTAGAATTTTAGAACCGATGGCAAATCATATTCTAGAGGCAGGCGTAGGCAGTATTAGCGAAATTTTTGACGGCAATGCACCCTTTGCGCCTAAAGGTTGTATAGCTCAAGCGTGGTCGGTTGCAGAAGTATTAAGGGCTTGGCTAGCAACAGAATCAGTTATTAATTAG
- the grxC gene encoding glutaredoxin 3, giving the protein MLDLLNSLLGRHPERVKANVEIYTWQTCPYCIRAKLLLWWKGVNFTEYKIDGDEAARNAMAQRANGRRTVPQIFINDRHIGGCDDLYSLDGQGQLDSLLAQPVS; this is encoded by the coding sequence ATGCTCGATCTTCTCAATTCTCTTTTAGGTCGCCATCCAGAACGGGTTAAAGCTAACGTCGAGATCTACACCTGGCAAACCTGTCCTTACTGCATTCGTGCCAAGTTACTCCTCTGGTGGAAAGGCGTTAATTTCACCGAATACAAAATCGACGGCGACGAAGCAGCCAGAAACGCAATGGCGCAACGCGCTAACGGAAGGAGAACCGTTCCCCAGATTTTTATCAACGATCGCCATATTGGTGGGTGCGACGACCTCTATAGTCTTGATGGGCAAGGTCAATTAGATTCTCTCTTAGCGCAACCTGTCAGTTAA
- the tadA gene encoding tRNA adenosine(34) deaminase TadA, producing MPFLTQIDPIAYLTHRHWMSRAIELAQEAGEAGDVPVGAVIVDRAGNLVAEASNRKERDKDPTAHAEILVLRSASQVLQTWHLNDCTLYVTLEPCPMCAGAIIQARIGLLVYGADDPKTGCIRTVANLPDSPASNHRLPVLAGILESACREQLQSWFAQKRGKKS from the coding sequence GTGCCATTTCTAACGCAAATCGATCCAATCGCTTATTTAACTCATAGGCATTGGATGAGTCGTGCCATAGAATTAGCCCAGGAAGCGGGAGAGGCGGGAGATGTTCCTGTCGGTGCCGTAATTGTCGATCGCGCTGGCAATCTCGTTGCTGAAGCTTCCAATCGCAAAGAAAGAGACAAAGATCCCACCGCCCATGCAGAAATTCTTGTCCTTCGCTCTGCCAGTCAAGTCTTACAAACCTGGCATCTCAATGATTGTACTCTCTACGTCACCCTAGAACCCTGTCCCATGTGTGCGGGGGCGATTATTCAAGCGCGGATTGGTTTGCTAGTTTATGGAGCAGACGATCCGAAAACGGGTTGCATCCGTACCGTTGCCAATCTTCCCGATAGTCCTGCCTCCAATCACCGATTGCCTGTACTGGCGGGAATCCTGGAATCAGCTTGTCGAGAGCAGCTGCAATCTTGGTTTGCTCAGAAAAGGGGTAAGAAAAGTTAG
- a CDS encoding RNA-binding protein, with the protein MSIYVGNLSYEVTEAELNSVFAEYGSVKRVHLPTDRETGRMRGFAFVEMETTAQEAAAIEALDGAEWYGRELKVNQAKPRENRDTRGSFGGGGRRNSNYSKRF; encoded by the coding sequence ATGTCGATTTATGTAGGTAACTTGTCCTATGAAGTTACAGAAGCCGAGCTAAATTCTGTATTTGCAGAATACGGTTCGGTCAAACGAGTTCATCTCCCCACCGATCGCGAAACGGGTCGGATGCGCGGCTTTGCTTTCGTAGAAATGGAAACCACAGCCCAAGAAGCAGCAGCTATCGAAGCTCTCGATGGAGCTGAGTGGTACGGTCGCGAACTCAAAGTCAATCAAGCCAAACCTCGCGAAAACCGCGATACCAGAGGCTCATTTGGCGGCGGCGGTCGGAGAAATAGTAATTACTCAAAGCGATTTTAA
- the pdxA gene encoding 4-hydroxythreonine-4-phosphate dehydrogenase PdxA codes for MSAKANKNLSQLPHLAVTIGDPAGIGPEIVLKALADPSIRETCRVTVVGSRSLLQQTYQKLQQIFTSKEKTLANPDEFPILDIPIDGAIATQITVGTGNAASGAMSFAYLEEAIARTRKGEFQGIVTAPIAKSCWKAAGHHYPGQTEVLAQKAGVEKFGMLFVARSPHTSCILRTLLATTHIPLNQVSTALTPELMSLKLDLLIDSLKKDFGIDAPQIVIAGLNPHSGEQGQLGTEERDWLIPWLEKERENRSQVKLIGPIPPDTMWVKPGQAWYGNDPNVDAADAYLALYHDQGLIPVKLMAFDRAINTTIGLPFIRTSPDHGTAFDIAGKGIANASSMKEAIELAAQLAKIKFSRNAIA; via the coding sequence ATGTCCGCCAAAGCGAATAAAAATCTATCCCAACTTCCCCATTTAGCTGTTACGATAGGCGATCCAGCAGGGATTGGACCGGAAATCGTCTTGAAAGCCCTAGCCGATCCGTCAATTCGGGAAACTTGCCGGGTTACCGTCGTTGGCAGCCGATCGCTCCTGCAACAAACTTATCAGAAATTGCAACAAATCTTTACATCAAAAGAAAAAACTTTAGCCAATCCTGACGAATTCCCCATTCTAGATATACCGATCGATGGCGCGATCGCAACGCAAATTACTGTGGGAACGGGTAATGCAGCTAGCGGAGCAATGAGTTTCGCCTACCTCGAAGAAGCGATCGCCCGTACTAGAAAAGGAGAATTTCAAGGGATCGTCACTGCCCCAATTGCCAAATCTTGCTGGAAAGCGGCAGGACATCATTATCCCGGACAGACAGAAGTTTTAGCGCAAAAAGCCGGGGTAGAGAAATTTGGGATGTTATTCGTCGCGCGATCGCCTCATACAAGTTGTATATTGCGAACCCTGCTCGCAACCACCCACATTCCCTTAAATCAAGTTTCAACTGCCCTAACTCCCGAACTAATGTCTTTAAAACTCGATTTATTAATCGATTCTCTCAAAAAAGATTTTGGCATCGATGCGCCCCAAATTGTTATTGCCGGGTTAAATCCTCATAGCGGCGAACAAGGACAACTGGGAACCGAAGAACGAGACTGGTTGATTCCTTGGCTGGAAAAAGAACGAGAAAACCGCTCTCAAGTCAAGTTAATTGGACCTATTCCTCCCGATACGATGTGGGTTAAACCCGGTCAAGCTTGGTATGGCAACGATCCTAATGTAGATGCCGCCGATGCCTATCTTGCCCTGTATCACGATCAGGGTTTAATTCCAGTGAAATTAATGGCATTCGACAGGGCAATTAATACCACGATTGGCTTGCCTTTCATTCGTACTTCTCCCGACCACGGTACGGCATTTGACATTGCCGGAAAGGGAATCGCTAACGCAAGCAGCATGAAAGAGGCGATTGAGTTAGCGGCGCAGTTGGCCAAAATTAAATTTTCTCGAAACGCGATCGCGTAA
- a CDS encoding PetM family cytochrome b6-f complex subunit 7 has protein sequence MSAESMLFNGAILLIVLTLVGVAWGFLLLKIQGGEPE, from the coding sequence ATGAGTGCTGAGAGTATGCTTTTTAACGGAGCAATCCTATTAATTGTTCTAACGCTAGTAGGAGTAGCCTGGGGCTTTCTTCTGCTGAAAATTCAAGGCGGCGAGCCAGAATAA
- the psb28 gene encoding photosystem II reaction center protein Psb28: protein MSSSNPSIEFFVGLSEELENVSLRQNKDTGVRSVLMTFKMLKALEKFQSFTQKTYGDLRLIDSEGEISIEPASLKIIYGGDDGDDLIRVECKLEIYREDHWERLMRFLHRYAEANGMGYQEKGTGQRTED, encoded by the coding sequence ATGTCTTCTTCTAATCCGTCTATAGAATTTTTCGTCGGTCTTTCTGAAGAGTTAGAAAACGTTAGTTTGCGTCAAAACAAAGACACAGGCGTGCGAAGCGTTTTGATGACTTTTAAGATGCTAAAAGCACTGGAGAAATTCCAAAGTTTTACCCAAAAAACCTATGGAGATTTACGGTTAATTGATTCGGAAGGAGAAATTAGTATCGAGCCTGCTTCGCTGAAAATTATCTATGGCGGCGATGATGGTGACGATTTGATCCGAGTAGAATGCAAGCTGGAAATTTATCGAGAAGATCATTGGGAAAGACTCATGCGCTTCCTACACCGCTATGCCGAAGCCAACGGAATGGGATATCAAGAGAAAGGCACAGGACAGAGGACAGAGGATTGA
- a CDS encoding TIGR01777 family oxidoreductase, which translates to MKIAITGATGFVGTRLVEKLNAEGHQILVFTRNPERARRVFPASAFPNVEIAAYTPIQSGDWQQKVVGCDAVVNLAGEPISERWSPEHKKAILESRQLGTRKIVEAIAQAEPKPKALVNASAIGYYGTSETATFDENSPPGNDFLAQVCQAWEAEASKVIEAGVRLVILRFGIVLGNGGALARMIPPFKLFAGGPIGSGRQWFSWIHRDDLVNLIIEALKRPEIEGTFNATAPNPVRMSQLSQTLGEVIHRPSWLPVPDFALELLLGEGSKVVLEGQQVLPKATEAIGFQYRYSTLKSALVDIISQM; encoded by the coding sequence ATGAAAATAGCAATTACAGGAGCAACCGGATTTGTCGGCACTCGCTTAGTTGAAAAACTGAACGCAGAGGGCCATCAAATCTTAGTCTTTACTCGCAATCCAGAACGTGCTCGACGAGTTTTTCCCGCGTCAGCCTTCCCTAATGTAGAAATTGCCGCTTATACTCCCATACAATCGGGAGATTGGCAACAAAAAGTAGTTGGCTGCGATGCCGTCGTCAATCTAGCAGGAGAACCGATTTCGGAACGTTGGTCTCCAGAACACAAAAAAGCAATTCTCGAAAGCCGCCAACTGGGAACCCGAAAAATTGTCGAGGCAATCGCTCAAGCCGAGCCAAAACCGAAGGCACTGGTAAATGCTTCCGCCATTGGCTATTATGGCACGAGCGAAACCGCAACCTTTGATGAAAATAGCCCGCCGGGAAATGATTTTCTTGCTCAAGTCTGTCAAGCGTGGGAGGCAGAAGCTAGCAAGGTTATAGAAGCAGGCGTTCGCTTGGTTATTTTGCGGTTTGGTATCGTATTGGGCAATGGGGGAGCCTTAGCCAGAATGATTCCTCCCTTTAAACTGTTTGCGGGAGGACCTATCGGCAGTGGTCGTCAGTGGTTTTCTTGGATTCATCGCGACGATCTGGTTAATTTGATTATAGAAGCTCTCAAACGCCCCGAAATAGAAGGGACATTTAATGCAACCGCCCCCAATCCCGTTCGCATGAGTCAGTTGAGTCAGACTTTAGGAGAAGTGATTCATCGTCCTTCTTGGTTGCCCGTGCCCGATTTTGCCCTAGAACTTTTACTCGGAGAAGGGTCAAAAGTCGTTTTAGAAGGTCAACAAGTTTTGCCCAAAGCAACTGAGGCAATTGGTTTTCAGTACCGATATTCAACCCTAAAATCCGCTTTAGTAGATATTATTTCCCAGATGTAG